The following are encoded together in the uncultured Sphaerochaeta sp. genome:
- a CDS encoding shikimate kinase yields the protein MKHLYFCGIKHSGKSTLGKLAAQALGYSWVDLDDLVLQGIAPYSSIREFYQEAGKEAFMKEEVKALKTFLNTRETPYIISLGGGASDNQSLIDVIKQSGKLVYLEVKKQVLLQRILKGGVPPFLDPLHIEASFASLYERRHARYSNICDIMVRLPNYPDVRDTARFLVETLKIEV from the coding sequence ATGAAACACCTCTATTTCTGCGGAATCAAGCACAGCGGCAAATCCACGCTGGGAAAACTTGCCGCCCAAGCATTGGGATACTCCTGGGTCGATCTGGATGACTTGGTTCTCCAGGGCATTGCTCCATACTCTTCCATCCGTGAATTCTATCAGGAAGCAGGCAAGGAAGCCTTCATGAAAGAGGAAGTGAAGGCACTCAAGACATTTCTTAACACGAGAGAAACCCCATACATCATCAGTCTTGGGGGAGGAGCCTCGGACAACCAGTCCTTGATCGACGTGATCAAGCAATCAGGGAAGCTTGTCTATTTGGAAGTGAAGAAACAGGTCCTCCTGCAGAGGATACTCAAGGGAGGAGTTCCACCCTTTCTTGATCCCTTACATATCGAGGCATCTTTCGCTTCGCTCTATGAGAGGAGACATGCACGCTATAGCAACATTTGTGACATCATGGTACGATTACCAAATTATCCGGACGTCCGCGATACGGCGCGGTTCCTTGTTGAAACACTGAAAATCGAGGTTTGA
- a CDS encoding nucleoside-triphosphatase — protein MQARLTIHAAGRDQGKTTSLVQLVRQCRFQKMPICGVLALANPEKTVYRLKDLFSQEERLALAEQPIARGKRIGRFYLDEQAFDWINAQILQSLPISEVAIFDEIGKLEISGEGLATSFRKALETPSLQIYAAVRIPFIEEVLNSFSIPKERVEITYVGYKE, from the coding sequence GTGCAAGCTAGACTGACAATCCATGCTGCTGGGCGTGACCAAGGAAAGACCACATCCTTGGTCCAACTGGTGAGGCAGTGTAGATTCCAGAAGATGCCTATCTGTGGGGTTCTTGCCCTTGCAAATCCCGAGAAAACCGTGTATAGACTCAAGGACCTCTTTTCCCAAGAAGAACGATTGGCACTCGCTGAGCAGCCCATCGCCCGAGGGAAGCGTATCGGTAGGTTCTACCTGGATGAACAGGCATTTGATTGGATCAATGCACAGATACTCCAGAGTCTTCCAATTTCAGAAGTAGCAATCTTTGATGAGATCGGGAAGTTGGAAATCTCCGGAGAAGGGCTTGCAACATCCTTCAGGAAAGCCTTGGAAACTCCCAGTCTGCAGATTTACGCTGCAGTGCGTATCCCCTTCATAGAAGAGGTGCTGAACAGTTTTTCCATCCCCAAGGAACGGGTGGAGATTACGTACGTCGGGTATAAGGAATGA
- a CDS encoding HD domain-containing protein: MELQNQISSILLKKRKREKTEDVRGPYYRDTTAIIHSSPFRRLKHKTQVFFAPSNDHICTRMEHCLHVSSIASTICKGLGLDSEIAWAIGMGHDLGHTPFGHTGEKILSAKMQEAGFFPFEHEVNSLRVVDFLTSHGKGLNLTYAVRDGIACHNGEQLVQSIMPTFAVRDLEQITSRKGLIPATYEGAVVRFSDTIAYLGRDFEDACRLGIINEEQLPQKVSRILGKRNADIIDTLVSDVIEHSNETVGISFSEEVFPAVQEMISFNYRSIYKSPMLEGYERYFNRLFTLILDYLNFLLGTYGYRESLYVQEKNMLAMGFYHHLMDMHEAYEERDGDIGRLIYDYVAGMSDNFCLDCANEILKPEHLNDSIEHSLTGKWFDAR, from the coding sequence ATGGAATTACAAAATCAAATCTCCAGTATACTGTTGAAAAAACGAAAACGAGAAAAGACTGAGGATGTTCGAGGCCCGTATTATCGTGATACGACAGCCATCATTCACTCTTCACCATTCCGTAGGCTCAAGCACAAGACCCAGGTATTCTTTGCTCCCAGCAATGACCATATCTGTACGAGAATGGAGCATTGCCTGCACGTCTCCTCGATCGCCTCCACCATCTGCAAGGGGCTTGGTCTGGATAGCGAGATTGCCTGGGCAATCGGTATGGGGCATGATTTGGGTCATACCCCGTTCGGTCATACTGGAGAGAAGATTCTCTCGGCAAAAATGCAGGAAGCAGGGTTTTTTCCATTCGAACATGAGGTCAACAGCCTGAGGGTCGTCGATTTCCTTACCTCACACGGGAAGGGGCTTAATCTGACCTATGCAGTCAGGGATGGTATTGCCTGTCATAATGGCGAGCAGTTGGTGCAGTCCATCATGCCGACATTTGCAGTGAGGGACCTTGAGCAGATAACCAGTAGAAAAGGTTTGATACCTGCCACCTATGAGGGAGCAGTGGTACGTTTCAGTGATACCATTGCCTATCTTGGTAGGGATTTCGAAGATGCCTGCAGGCTTGGGATCATCAATGAGGAACAGCTTCCACAGAAGGTCTCCCGCATACTTGGGAAAAGAAATGCTGATATCATCGACACCTTGGTAAGTGATGTCATTGAGCACTCCAATGAGACGGTGGGAATCAGCTTCAGTGAAGAGGTGTTTCCCGCTGTCCAGGAGATGATTAGTTTCAACTACAGGTCCATCTACAAGAGTCCCATGCTGGAAGGGTATGAGCGGTACTTCAATCGTTTGTTTACGCTTATTCTCGATTACCTCAACTTCTTACTGGGAACCTATGGCTATCGAGAATCGCTGTATGTACAGGAAAAGAACATGCTTGCAATGGGCTTCTACCATCATTTGATGGACATGCATGAAGCATACGAAGAGAGGGACGGGGATATTGGTCGCCTCATCTATGACTATGTGGCGGGCATGAGCGACAATTTCTGCCTCGATTGTGCAAATGAGATTCTCAAGCCTGAACATCTCAATGACAGTATTGAACACTCCTTGACCGGGAAATGGTTTGACGCCCGTTAG
- a CDS encoding queuosine precursor transporter, whose protein sequence is MNELFWMVMLALNFVMILIAFRLWGKLGLYIWIPISVIVANIQVTKNVMLFGLDATLGNIVYATGFLATDILSELYGKKESAKAVAIGFFSLLSMTIIMQVALLFEPAASDIAHSSLSLVFGLMPRIAFGSLVAYVISNLHDIWAFDYWKRKRPGNRTLWLRNNLSTIVSQLIDTLVFTFIAFWGVYPTEVLTGIVISTYLLKWVVAVMDTPFMYLARFWYDKDKIPTPSI, encoded by the coding sequence ATGAATGAACTTTTCTGGATGGTAATGCTAGCTCTGAACTTTGTCATGATTCTCATCGCTTTTAGATTGTGGGGGAAACTGGGACTTTATATCTGGATACCCATCAGTGTCATCGTGGCAAATATCCAAGTGACAAAGAATGTAATGCTTTTTGGACTGGATGCAACCTTGGGCAATATTGTGTATGCCACTGGGTTCCTTGCTACTGACATTCTCAGTGAGCTCTATGGCAAGAAGGAGTCAGCAAAGGCAGTTGCCATCGGTTTCTTCAGCTTGCTATCAATGACGATCATCATGCAGGTGGCTCTGTTGTTTGAGCCAGCTGCATCGGATATTGCGCACTCCTCGCTCTCCTTGGTCTTTGGCCTGATGCCCCGTATTGCTTTTGGTTCCCTGGTAGCCTATGTGATCAGCAATCTGCATGATATATGGGCCTTTGATTATTGGAAACGCAAACGGCCCGGGAATCGTACACTCTGGCTGAGAAACAACCTGAGCACCATCGTCAGCCAACTTATCGACACCTTGGTATTTACATTTATCGCATTCTGGGGTGTGTATCCAACTGAGGTCTTGACCGGAATTGTCATCAGTACCTACCTGCTGAAGTGGGTGGTTGCTGTAATGGACACTCCATTCATGTATCTTGCCAGGTTCTGGTACGACAAGGACAAGATACCCACCCCTAGCATTTAG
- the aroC gene encoding chorismate synthase → MGHNSFGTAYTVTTFGESHGPALGVIIDGVEPGFRIDEEAIQGEMDRRRPGANPTGTERNEIDKLTILSGLYEGITTGTPIAMILYSTNQRSTDYSHLEHVFRPGHADWTFFQKYGVRDIRGGGRSSGRETSARVAAGALAKQLLAKRGITIKAGTVQVGDIVAHKRDWDETDNPLSCPDKDAAQSMVSLIEQIRSEKDSIGGIIECRVEGVRPGLGEPVFGKLEALLSHAVMSIGAVKGVQFGDGFACASMRGSQFNDQRTSEGFLSNHAGGILGGISSGQEIILQAAIKPTASIGKSQRTVTKDNETTNLEIEGRHDPCICSRAVVVIESMVAITLLDLYYTAFGKA, encoded by the coding sequence ATGGGGCACAACAGTTTTGGCACAGCATATACCGTCACCACTTTTGGTGAGTCACATGGTCCTGCTTTGGGAGTTATCATCGATGGGGTTGAACCCGGCTTCAGGATTGATGAGGAAGCCATCCAAGGAGAGATGGACCGTCGTAGACCTGGGGCAAACCCAACAGGTACCGAGCGAAATGAAATTGACAAACTGACCATTCTCAGTGGTCTCTATGAGGGAATCACAACAGGAACCCCGATTGCCATGATTCTCTACAGCACCAATCAGCGCTCAACCGATTACTCCCACTTGGAACATGTATTCCGGCCCGGTCACGCAGACTGGACATTCTTCCAGAAGTATGGGGTCCGGGATATCCGTGGCGGAGGACGGTCAAGTGGGAGAGAGACCAGCGCGAGGGTTGCAGCCGGGGCTTTGGCCAAGCAGCTCCTCGCGAAGAGAGGCATCACAATCAAGGCAGGCACCGTACAGGTGGGAGATATTGTTGCCCACAAGAGAGATTGGGATGAGACGGATAATCCCCTCTCCTGCCCGGATAAAGACGCTGCACAATCGATGGTATCTCTCATTGAACAGATAAGAAGTGAAAAAGATAGCATTGGTGGAATCATTGAGTGCCGCGTAGAAGGAGTGAGACCAGGGCTCGGCGAGCCGGTATTCGGAAAACTTGAAGCATTGCTCAGCCATGCCGTGATGAGCATCGGAGCTGTCAAAGGAGTCCAGTTCGGCGATGGATTTGCCTGTGCATCCATGCGTGGCAGCCAGTTCAACGACCAGAGAACCAGTGAAGGATTCCTTTCCAACCACGCAGGGGGCATCCTTGGTGGTATTTCCTCAGGACAGGAAATCATCCTGCAGGCAGCAATCAAGCCAACTGCATCCATTGGAAAATCCCAGCGGACCGTCACCAAGGATAATGAGACCACCAACTTGGAAATTGAAGGACGCCATGACCCTTGCATCTGCAGCCGTGCTGTGGTGGTCATCGAATCAATGGTCGCAATCACCCTGCTTGACCTTTACTACACTGCATTTGGGAAGGCATGA
- the nrdR gene encoding transcriptional regulator NrdR, giving the protein MRCPHCSSMDDKVLESRQNSSGSSIRRRRECNICGYRFTSYERIEDKPLMVIKRDGRREPFDLNKIGRGVRSCTEKLKISENEIDLLLQNIEDAIMLKVGSKREIASSDIGDETLKQLREVDLVAYVRFAAVYKAFNDLGQFIAEIQKLGKELA; this is encoded by the coding sequence ATGCGATGCCCACACTGCTCATCAATGGATGACAAGGTCCTGGAATCCAGACAAAATTCCAGCGGTTCTTCGATCAGGCGACGACGGGAGTGCAATATCTGTGGCTACCGATTCACCAGTTATGAACGGATCGAGGACAAGCCGCTGATGGTGATTAAACGCGACGGGCGAAGGGAGCCCTTTGATTTGAACAAGATTGGTAGAGGAGTACGCTCCTGTACCGAGAAACTGAAAATCAGCGAGAATGAGATTGATTTGCTATTACAGAACATCGAGGATGCCATCATGCTCAAGGTGGGGAGCAAACGGGAGATTGCATCCAGCGATATTGGAGATGAAACGCTCAAGCAGCTCAGAGAAGTTGACCTGGTTGCCTATGTCCGGTTTGCTGCTGTCTACAAGGCATTCAATGATTTGGGACAGTTCATCGCAGAAATCCAGAAGCTGGGCAAGGAACTTGCCTAA